AATAATCGAGATTTCAACACCAGCAGCACCGGCACCAACAACTGCCAGTGGTAAGGAATCATTGCCTTTATAATCCTTTAAATCAGCAATCAACTGATCCCAATGCGTAATAAATTGTGAAATCGGTTTAAGCGGGATAATTTTTAAAACCGATTCCTGTGATAATTTCTCTATGCTTCTGGGCTCAATACCGACGTTAATAGACGCACAGTCGTAACTGATTTCCGCCCTATTCTCCAACCGGATTTTTTTTCTTTGCGAATCTATACCGATAATTTTTGCCTTGATAAAGCGTAGACCCAGTTCTTCACAGAGCCTTCTTAAATCAAAATGGCAGTCTTCATAAGTATAAAAGCCAGCCAAATAGCCAGGTATCATCCCGGAGTAAGGTGAATGGGTTTGATCGGATATTAAGGTAATTCGAAGGCCGCCAATGGGGTTCATGGCCATCATTTTTAAGACCAGGATATTGGCATGCCCGCCGCCGAGTAAAACCAAATCTGAAACAATCGGCGCTGAATTTTTATTCATTTTGCAAACTCTTTAAAAAATCCAAACAATCCTGCCAGGAACCTTTATATAAAGTCTTTCGTGATTTTAAAGACAGTGAATGCTGATAAAGTTTGTCGTAGTAATGTGAGAGCAAGCGTTCAATCCAGTCAAGATGAATAACAATATCATCTTCATCCATTGCCTCAGTTTTGAACGCTAGCCTCAGAATACTTTTAATTTTATCGCACTCAAGGCCACCCAACTTATTTCTAATTCTTTCTATATTTTGGGCAAAGCTCTGTTCCAATTCACACAACGGTCTCCCGTTTATAAGAGGTATTTGAATATATTCTTTATAAATTTCTAATGCCCGCAGTCGAACCGGTGTTTCAATCATCACCATGGGCGCAGGAATCATCCGGGCATAAAAGCTGTCAGGCAAGTGACATCGACCAATATTGGGACTTTCATCCTCAAGAACGTAAGTATCAGCAACTTGATAAAGAGCTTGCGCCAACTTGTTTTCAAACGTAGCTTGTTGCGGTTGGCTTTCTCCAAAATATGACCCAAAAGCACTGCCTCTATGCTTGGCAAGGCCCTCAAGATCAACAAAATTGCGGAGTTTATGAATCAAGCGGGTTTTTCCGGATCCCGTCATTCCAGAGAGAATGACAAAAGGAGCAGGATTTTCCAACATATTAAGGGCCTCATGGCGTAAACCTTTATACCCGGAATCAACACGAAAAACTTCACAGCCATTTTGATACACCCAATCTTGGGCTAATTGAGATCGTAGTCCACCCCGCCAACAAAAGATTAAAGCAGGATGTTGAGGATGATTTTTAATCGACTCACACCATTGGTGAATCAGTTGTTCTTTGTAATCGCCGCTGACGAGTTTATGCCCAAGCGCCTTTGCCGCTTCAGAGCCTTCAATTTTGTAGGTAAGCCCTACCTCACGGCGATGTAAATCTGAAAGTATGGGAATATTTAACGTATTCCCAAAGTGAGCTTTTTCATATTCCCCCTGTGACCTGACATCAATGAAAGACATCTTGTTATTTGTGCTAATAAGTCTAAAAGCCTCAGAAGCAGGCACAACAGGATATTTATTCATAATTGGTATGATCCATGGATAGGAATTATGGGGTCAATATTACGCCTTATACAGTAGAAATACCCAACAAAGTGCCAAAATCAGTTAGCCCTGCATTGACAAGAAACCATATATTTGTCGATACCAAAAGATATAGAATTAGGATTCCGGGTAATTATTAACTTAAAGTATGCCAATTAAGAATATTTGCGGAAACTATCGTTTTATTTATCAGGCTTGAAACAGAGGAGGCCACAATGAAAGTAACACTTGACCTAGATAAGCTTCTGGAGGAAGGGAAAATCAACCTGGCTGAATATGAGAAATTTAGTCAGCTTTCTGCTCACAGTACGGCTACTCTCGCTTTCAACATTCTCGTCGGCTTCGGTGTAATCGCCGTCGGCGGCGCTACCCTTGCCCTTCTTCCAACCACTGCGACAGCTATCTCCCTTGGATTAATAATCGGTGCAGCTGGAATTGCAATGATATATGCGCATCATGAACAATGGGTAGTTCTTGCCAACATATGTGTCGTGGTGGGAGCGCTTTTGTTTGGAGGCGGCGTTATCAGCGCTGAAGAAGGAGCTGCCGGCACCTACATATTGATTGCCACAGTTTTTGCAAGTGCGGGTATTGTCGCACGCAGCTCGCTTTTGACTGTTCTGGCGGTACTTGCCCTTTCCTCGTGCCTCGGCGCGAGGACAGGGTATTTACACGCCACGTACTTTCTTGGTATTCAAGAGCCTGCGTTAACTGTAATTTTATTCACTATTTTCTCGGTCGCGACTTACCAATTATCGAGGATAATTACTGCGGACTACAAAGGGATAGCTATAATCGCCTCAAGAACCGGTATATTTCTTGTCAACTTTGGTTTCTGGATTGGTTCTTTATCGGGTGATCGTAGCCAAGGTGGTGAAATTATCATCGCTGATTGGCTTTTTGCGATTTTTTGGGCAATCGCGTTGTTAATTGCCGGAATCTGGGCTTGGCAAGGCAATCGACGATGGTTAGTTAACGTAGTAGCCGTCTTTGGCGGCATACATTTCTACACACAGTGGTTCGAACGACTGGGCGGATCACCAAAAACCGTGTTGATTGCCGGTCTGATTACGCTCGGCTTTGCGCTAGGACTACGAGCCATGAACACCAAATTAATCAAAGGTAACCTACATAAATAGACTATAAGTGTCCATGTTAAACGTCAAGTTGCAACGCTATCTGGCTGGCTGGTAAGGCACGTTTGGAGAAATTAGTCCGGCAAAATCACCTTGCCGGATAGCTAACAGTCGGTCAGGATAGCACTCAACCCTGACCGACCCAGTAAAAAAAGAGCCAACAACAGGATATTTCTCAATTGCGTTTGCAGAGGACGCTTCCGATAAACGGGGATTAATCCAACTCCACCCACGCAATTAACACTATGAAAAATCAGGACAGCTCAAATATCTGTCCTGATCAAACTCCAATAAAGTAAGCAATTATCAGATTACTTGAGCTTTTATTTAACAACACCTTTGTTTTACTGAGCCCGTTGTCTTTGAAGCTCGGAAGGCTCTTGGTGTTCATTGAAGGTGGGTATTTGGTCATTGGTTTGAGCGGGAGGCTCCACAGACATTCTTGCTGGCGCAGTTATAACCGGCCTGTTACGCTCCGCCTTTTGTCTTTGTAGCTCAGAAGGCTCCTGATGTTCATTAAAGGTGGGTATTGGCTCATCATATTCGGGAGCAGATGAAAATTCCGCCAACAAAGGTGCAGAAACAACACCCAGACAAGCAGCCAAGGCCAAACCAAGATAAGTATTTTTATTCATAACCATTCTCTCTTGTAATAATCATTAAAAAACCATTCTTTTATACTGATTCGCTATTGCCATACTTCCTGCTCTATTTCGTGACCACAGATAAGCAAGTCATAGTAACCAAGAACCATAGCTTCGTCAAAAGCTTAAACTCGATCTTTAAGTTTTCTTACTTCGACTTTATAGATCATGGATAACCAACAACACAACGACTAATAAATGTAGGTCGGAACGATTGCGCCAGAAATGCCTCCACGCGCTACGCACTTCAATAAGCTCAGGACAGGCTTGGGTAGCCTTATTCCAGGCTATGCCTAATGGTTGTTATCAGTGAATTCCCCGAAATTAAGAATTAAAAACTTGAAGATTGACTTAAAGGCACTCTAATTGAAAAACCAACTGCAGTCAGTACGTTATCACGCATAAGGATTTATTGAAGCATTCATATGTAGCGTCGCCGCTATGCTGCCCTGGTTGTCCACCTTGCATTTGACCATCTGCTCATATTGCGAAACTTCATTCTGCTTTGATCACTACCATAAAACGACCTGCCAAAACTCACCGAAATCTCACGTAGAGAGGCCTGTAGATTTTTATATATGATGATTATTAGGAGTTACGCATTGATAAATAGAGACAATTATAAATCAATGACTTAAGATTTTAAAAATCGCAAAAAACGTACATATTAAAAACATAACTCATTGATTTTATTATACTGTAATTTGTCAATGCGTAACTTCTAATTATTTAGAAACCAGAGAATTATTTGAAGATGAGTTCTTTCTGTCCGTAGCCGTTGATAACCCGTCAGCATCTAAAAATCATGGGACAAACAGAGCCAGTTGATCAGCAGTTATTATTGCAGGATGAGGGGTATTGCTTGCGTGACCAGACATTAAAATTTTGTCACTTAAACGGTGCAGAAAAATAGCAGATTTTGCGAGTTACAGGATTTGAAACGTCAAGGCAAATGGTCAGGGGCAGCAACAGAAGTGATATTTAGACCAAAAATTGCCATCAATTAACCTATGATGGTATTTGCTATATCTCTTTTGTGGAGCCGGTTATCAGGATACCATCGGCATGGTTTGGCACAAAACCAGTGCGAGAAATGAATTGATTGAACGACTAATAAAACTGATGTCAACTTAAGGCGCTATCTTATAAAAAGAAAACCAAAAAACGTTAGAAGTTATATGAGTGGTGTACCTGGATTATCACTGTTGTAGCAACCCAATCCTACCATTACGCATGAGCACTAGAAAGCAGATGCACACCCGAAATAGTCTGGACTAGATTACAAACAAGGCTGAATATTACCAACCCTTAAATCTACTGATTTTTATAAAGATTTATACAGTTCTAATGCCTTTGCCAACTCGACAGTTGATTTTTCCTTGTTACCTTGTTTAACTTGTATTTGTCCTTGAATAACAGATGAATTAGCTTGCTTTAAAACATCCTTATTGCCGGTAATGCTTTCAGCAGATTCACGCGCCGATTTAATGTGCAACAGAGATTCAGAAAAATCACCTTGTTGTGCTTTGGCTAAAGCTTCTTCAACATGGCTAATAGTTTGTGTAACACTTGCCGCTGAATCAGCAGCAGGCGCAGCAACAGCTTCTGCTGCGAAAGCAGTAGTACTAATTGCACCTAAAGAGATTGCCATAAACAAAGTTAATGCTGTTTTTTTAATAAAATTCATAATATTTAAAAATCCTCTTATGTAATTAAAATAGGTAGTATTCATCAATAAATACGTGAAAAGAAAATACTCTCCAGTTCTTATCATATAGGATTAACAAGTCTGTTATATGACTATTTTCAAATTTATAGCAAAATACACCAAGGGAAATTGATGATTAAGGCTTTTTAATAAGCGCCATAAGCCATCATAACAAGCTGATTTAAAACAATTAAAACAAAATAGCCAGGCTCGAAATTGTTATTTAAATTTAGTTCTCATTAGTTCTATATTAACCACTAATATCCGTCATGCCTATTTGTCTATTGGACTTTAATCACACCAAAAGCTATATAAATCCAATACAAGCAATCACAAAATACGCCGGATAATTGCGTATATCGTTAATATTAAATGGGTAATTCAGGGAAATAACAGGTGATTTAATCACCATAAAAATACGTCCTGCTGAGTGACAGAAAAATCTCACAGATCCGCAGATTAAAGCAAATAAACTCGCTCCTTGAATAATTTTAATAACTAAGTGGTGACTTTAAATATTGCTTTTTACCAAAGCTGTCAATCTGTGTATTATCTGGGTAACTTATTTTGGGACTACCAGTTTTCTAATTAATGGATTTTAAACTCATAAAAGACAGCATTTCTTCCTCACCTGCATTTATTTTAGATACAGATGAGATTATAAGCACCTTAAAAATTTTAAATACGTTACGCCACCGGTCTCGGTGCAAGGTGTTATATTCAATCAAGTCCTTACCTTTAGCCCCGATTTTGGAACTGGTAAAACCTTTTATTGACGGCTTTTCCGCCAGTTCTTTATTTGAAGCACGACTGGCAAATGAAATTTTGGCAGGACAAGGTGATATTCATTTAACAACGCCAGGTATAAGACCGGATGAGTGGGATGATATTGGGCGTTTGGTGACCCATCTCAGCTTTAATTCGACAACACAATATCAGCGTTTTTCAGGTACGGCCAAAACATCGGCATCAATTGGTTTACGGGTTAATCCCAAACTGTCTTTTCTTAAAGATGACCGGTTTGATCCCTGTCGACCCTATTCAAAACTGGGAATCGATATTGATGAGTTATGGCAATCCTCCTGCCTTGATCAAGTTAAGGGACTGCATGTTCATAATGTTTATTCCGCTACTGACTTTACACCACTCATTAAAACAGTAGAAAAACTGCGCAGTTATTTTGGCAAGAGTCTGGCTCAACTTGAATGGCTGAATCTGGGTGGTGGTTATTTATTTAATCAGATACCGGATCATCGCCCCTTTATTGATCTGGTAAGCCAGCTAAAAAAAGATTTTAATCTTGATGTGTATATTGAGCCGGGAAAAGCCGTAGTCGGTAGTGCAGGATATCTGGTAAGCACGGTTATTGATAGCTTTGTCAGTGATGGTAAAACCATTGCCATACTGGATACATCGGTCAATCATAATCCCGAAGTATTTGAATATCAGCGCCAACCTGAACTACATGAACACGACACCAAGGGCAATTATTCTGCAATTTTAGCCGGCTGTACCTGCCTTGCAGGTGATGTGTTTGGAGAATATCAATTCAACAAGCCTCTTTCTGTTGGCGATAAAGTTACTTTTAAAAACATTGGCGCTTACAGTCTGATCAAAGCCAACCGCTTTAACGGCTACAACTTCCCGGATATTTATAGCTATCAAGAGCTACGCCTAACAAAGCTGAAACACTATTCTTACCAGGATTATCGCCAGCAATGGCTGGCTGATTGATTCTGTTTAATACCTCAGGAGTTTACCCATGAAAGCAATATTAATGACTGCCGTTGGCAAAATCGATGTTTTAAAATATCAGGACATACCCGAGCCGGAAATTTCAGAAGCAACACACATTAAAATTAAACTGCAAGCGGCAGGCGTTAATCCTGTTGATACTAAAGTCCGTCATAATGGCCTGTTTTTTGATCGGCCTTTGCCGGCAGTATTAGGTTGTGATGGTGCCGGTATCGTTGTTGAAACAGGTACCGCAGTTAGTCAATTTAAAGTGGGTGATAAAGTCTGGTTTTGTAATGGTGGACTGGGCCGCGAACAGGGAAATTATGCGCAATACACGGTACTTGATCAGCGCTGGGTTAGCTTAAGACCCAAGACCTTTTCGTTTATAGAAGCCGCAGCAGCGCCCTTGGTATTAATTACCGCATGGGGGGCTTTGTTTGACAGGGGCGGTTTGCAGGCAGGTCAAACTGTGCTGATCCACGCCGGAACAGGAGGCGTCGGACATGTCGCCATACAACTGGCAAAGCTAAAAGGTGCCAAAGTTATTACTACAGTAAGTTCCGAACAAAAAGCCGACTTTGTTAAAAACCTGGGTGCTGATGAAGCTATTATTTACACACAGCATGATTTTGTCGCTGCGGTAAATGAGCTTACCGACGGCAAAGGTGCTGACCTGGTTTTCGATACGGTCGGTAACGCTGTATTTGAAAAGAGTATTGCAGCAACCGCCCATTTTGGTCGCTTGATAACGTTACTGGACCCGGGTGAATTAAACTTGAATGAAGCCAGAATACGTAATTTGTTAATCGGCTTTGAACTGATGCTGACACCCATGCTCAGAGACCTGCCTGAAGCCAGAGACAAACATGTCGATATATTAAATAACTGCGCGCAATGGGCTGATCAAGGTCTGTTAAAACTCCATGTCAGCAAGCAACTGCCCCTCGAAGAGGCAACTATTGCCCACCAGTTAATTGAAACGGGACATACGACAGGAAAAATTGTTTTATCTATTTAAATATACTTCGCGCGGTCATGTTTACGGAATTTATGATCGAGTTACTTTATTCGATAGCGGCGGAACTCGTTCACTTGATGTTCATTTTATAACGATAGAGTCATCCTAACTAAATCCGGCTATCCTGATTTATGTATAATAGGCATCAACGATAGAGACAAGGTGATATCCAAGAAATAATATTCCCCAACTGGCGCAGGATTTTTTTTATTTATACGGCGAAAAAATAAGCACGTAACTGGCTACGTAACTATTTTGACAACACAGTAAATGAATAAAAAGACCAGCATACCGGGTATATTATTCCGGGAAAATCACCCAATTAGAATAATGACACGATAAAAGGCTATGGCAGAAATTAGAAACAGGCGCAATTCTCGATACAACAAAAAAAAACCGACTAATCATTGGTTTAGAAACCTGTTTCTGATTTTTTCAGCGGTTGGTTTATTTATGTTTGCCAGTTACATGGGGTATCTGGATTATAACGTTCGCAATCAATTTGAAGGCAAGCGCTGGGCTATTCCTGCCAGAGTTTATGCCAATCCTGTTGAACTCTATGCCGGTCGTGCCTTATCGCCCGCAAAATTTGAAGCGCTCTTAAACATATTACATTACCGCCTGGATGCCGGATTATCCTCAGAAGGGAGCTACTTTAAAAAAGGTTCAGAAATTACGGTAAAAACACGTGCTTTCGCTTTTTGGGATCAGCACCAACCCAGTATGTCGATGCAACTGAGCTTTATCGAGTCAGGCATAGAAAAAATCACCGATTTAACAAACACTCAGGATGTTGCCATTATTCGTATGGATCCCGTGCAAATAGGCAGTTTTTATCCGACTATCAAAGAAGACAGAGTACTCATCAAACTGGAAGAAGCACCGGACACACTGGTTAAAGGCTTGCTTGCCTCGGAAGATCGCGATTTTTATCAACATTTTGGCGTTTCACTGAAAGGTATTGCCAGAGCCATGTGGACCAACGTTCGTGCTGGCGGCATGGTTCAAGGTGGCAGTACCATAACCCAACAATTGGTCAAAAACTTTTATTTAACCAATGAGCGACGCTTGTCCCGTAAAGTCAAAGAAGCCTTAATGGCGCTAATTTTAGAATATCGCTACACTAAAAATGAAATTCTTGAAGCTTATTTGAATGAAATATATTTAGGTCAAAATGGCTCAAGTGCCGTTCACGGCTTTGGTCTGGCCAGTGAATTTTATTTTGGCAGCACCTTAAAAGATCTTCCAATGGAACAAGTCGCATCCTTGGTGGCATTGGTGCGAGGCCCTTCTGAATATGATCCAAGACGCTTTCCTGAGCGCGCGCTACAACGGCGTAATCTGGTACTTAATGAAATGGCAACGGAAGGCTATATAACAACAAATGAGGCAAATGAAGCAATAGCCAAGCCGTTAAATATAATTCCGCGCATGCAACGTTCATCCAATCGCTATCCCGGCTTTCTTGATCTCGTTAAACGGCAATTAAAGCAGGATTATCGCGAAGAAGATTTAACGTCCCAAGGTCTGAGAATTTTTACTACGCTAGACACCCAGATTCAGGATGTACTGGAAAAGACCGTTGCCAACAAGCTAACTCAACTGGAAAAGACGCCTCGCGTTAATAACCTTGAAACAGCGGTCATCGTTACCCGCAGGGATAGCGGTGAAGTTACGGCCTTGACCAGTGGTCGTGAAAACCTGGCTGGTGGCTTCAATCGCGCATTGGATGCAGTTCGCCCTATCGGCTCATTAATCAAGCCGGCAATTTATTTGACGGCACTGGAATATCCCGAAAAATACACCATCACTACAAGAGTCAGCGACTCGACGATTGTCGTTAAAGGACAAAATGGAACTGACTGGATACCTAAAAACTACGATCATAGGGAACATGGCAGTGTCGCCTTGCATACAGCCTTGGCAAAGTCTTACAACCTGGCCACCGTCCGTGTAGGCATGGATATTGGCGTAGCCAAAGTAGCCAATACCTTAAAAAACATGGGCGTCACCAGACCACTTGATCTGTTCCCTTCATTATTACTGGGTGCGGCATCACTGACACCCATAGAAGTTACCCAGATGTATCAAACATTAGCCGGAGATGGTTTTTCAACACCCATAAAAAGTATCAGAGCGGTCGTTGACACCGATGGCAAACAATTGCAAAG
Above is a window of Methylobacter sp. S3L5C DNA encoding:
- a CDS encoding zinc-dependent alcohol dehydrogenase family protein, with the translated sequence MKAILMTAVGKIDVLKYQDIPEPEISEATHIKIKLQAAGVNPVDTKVRHNGLFFDRPLPAVLGCDGAGIVVETGTAVSQFKVGDKVWFCNGGLGREQGNYAQYTVLDQRWVSLRPKTFSFIEAAAAPLVLITAWGALFDRGGLQAGQTVLIHAGTGGVGHVAIQLAKLKGAKVITTVSSEQKADFVKNLGADEAIIYTQHDFVAAVNELTDGKGADLVFDTVGNAVFEKSIAATAHFGRLITLLDPGELNLNEARIRNLLIGFELMLTPMLRDLPEARDKHVDILNNCAQWADQGLLKLHVSKQLPLEEATIAHQLIETGHTTGKIVLSI
- the mnmH gene encoding tRNA 2-selenouridine(34) synthase MnmH, whose translation is MNKYPVVPASEAFRLISTNNKMSFIDVRSQGEYEKAHFGNTLNIPILSDLHRREVGLTYKIEGSEAAKALGHKLVSGDYKEQLIHQWCESIKNHPQHPALIFCWRGGLRSQLAQDWVYQNGCEVFRVDSGYKGLRHEALNMLENPAPFVILSGMTGSGKTRLIHKLRNFVDLEGLAKHRGSAFGSYFGESQPQQATFENKLAQALYQVADTYVLEDESPNIGRCHLPDSFYARMIPAPMVMIETPVRLRALEIYKEYIQIPLINGRPLCELEQSFAQNIERIRNKLGGLECDKIKSILRLAFKTEAMDEDDIVIHLDWIERLLSHYYDKLYQHSLSLKSRKTLYKGSWQDCLDFLKSLQNE
- a CDS encoding carboxynorspermidine decarboxylase; translation: MLYSIKSLPLAPILELVKPFIDGFSASSLFEARLANEILAGQGDIHLTTPGIRPDEWDDIGRLVTHLSFNSTTQYQRFSGTAKTSASIGLRVNPKLSFLKDDRFDPCRPYSKLGIDIDELWQSSCLDQVKGLHVHNVYSATDFTPLIKTVEKLRSYFGKSLAQLEWLNLGGGYLFNQIPDHRPFIDLVSQLKKDFNLDVYIEPGKAVVGSAGYLVSTVIDSFVSDGKTIAILDTSVNHNPEVFEYQRQPELHEHDTKGNYSAILAGCTCLAGDVFGEYQFNKPLSVGDKVTFKNIGAYSLIKANRFNGYNFPDIYSYQELRLTKLKHYSYQDYRQQWLAD
- the mrcB gene encoding penicillin-binding protein 1B, which produces MAEIRNRRNSRYNKKKPTNHWFRNLFLIFSAVGLFMFASYMGYLDYNVRNQFEGKRWAIPARVYANPVELYAGRALSPAKFEALLNILHYRLDAGLSSEGSYFKKGSEITVKTRAFAFWDQHQPSMSMQLSFIESGIEKITDLTNTQDVAIIRMDPVQIGSFYPTIKEDRVLIKLEEAPDTLVKGLLASEDRDFYQHFGVSLKGIARAMWTNVRAGGMVQGGSTITQQLVKNFYLTNERRLSRKVKEALMALILEYRYTKNEILEAYLNEIYLGQNGSSAVHGFGLASEFYFGSTLKDLPMEQVASLVALVRGPSEYDPRRFPERALQRRNLVLNEMATEGYITTNEANEAIAKPLNIIPRMQRSSNRYPGFLDLVKRQLKQDYREEDLTSQGLRIFTTLDTQIQDVLEKTVANKLTQLEKTPRVNNLETAVIVTRRDSGEVTALTSGRENLAGGFNRALDAVRPIGSLIKPAIYLTALEYPEKYTITTRVSDSTIVVKGQNGTDWIPKNYDHREHGSVALHTALAKSYNLATVRVGMDIGVAKVANTLKNMGVTRPLDLFPSLLLGAASLTPIEVTQMYQTLAGDGFSTPIKSIRAVVDTDGKQLQSYPFTVKQAVDPAATYIINTMLQEVMHEGTGRSAYSSFPENYGLAGKTGTTNDAKDSWFAGYTGDYLSVVWIGRDDNKSIGLTGSTGALPIWTSLMQQISTQPVNLFPPDNVNLVWVEPGSGLLTRKGCGGGKEYPYISGSEPTAYSNCGQETLDQDKSWFEDFFDSDTQQTEPGQNESVPQPQ